In the Pongo abelii isolate AG06213 chromosome 9, NHGRI_mPonAbe1-v2.0_pri, whole genome shotgun sequence genome, TGGTCGGAGGACACTTGGATTCTTCGTCAATCAGAGCCCAGAGATGGAGGCTTGTGCTCGGCCACACCATCTCGGTTCCCTGAAGCAGCACAGTTTCCAGTGTTGTCCCACAGAGCATCTCAGGGACACAGCTCATTCTAGACTCACTTCTACCTCTCCTGGCTTCACCCCCACTCTGAGGCCTGGCTGGGCATAGAGACCACCCATTATACCCCTTCCTAGGCACTGAGGGCAAAGATTTCCTTCTCCCCCAAACATAGCCACTTATGGAGAAGAAGCAGGAGTCCACGATTCCAACAAAGACTGAATCCCACTGAAACGTAGCTGGGACTCCCTGTGTACTAATGAGAGatactcactcattcactcattcattcactcatcttaTTGCTAGTGATTCCTTCATTAATCAGTTCAGCAACTGTTTCTGGAATGCGAGCTGGGCCTGGCACATTGTCACAGCTGTGGGAGAAATAAGCTatcagggaggaggggaaggacaTGTGGCCAGTTTGCCAATGAGACAGAGGCTGGAAGAAAAGAGTCAGTGAGACCAAGGCTGAGGGGTGGAGAATTTATTTAGTGCTGCACACAGGTGCATTTTGGATTTCCATAGATACACATGATTATTTGGGTTACAGGACATCCATCTGCAAATGCCATGGAGCTCCTGGCAGGCACAGGAAAGAAAGGTTTGTTGTCTCCCATGGAATTATCAAGAAGGGGAATTCCAGGCACCTCCTTGGCATGAGGACCACCCCCAGTGCAGTCTGGCTCAGGCATATGGGGGCATGTGGGAAGGAGGGGCAAAAGTGCCTGGGTCTTGGGATATCCTTATAGGGAACGGGCAGGGAGTGGTTCATTCCATTTCCTCAAGGGCTGGAAAAAGACGCCCTGAGCCAAGGGAGTCACCGCTCAGATCTGGAAGGTGATGTGCTTCAGGGGTAGTCATTTGTTGGGAAGCACAGATCTTCAGGAGCTACCTGAGGTTTCCCACTAGAGCCTCAGATCTTGCACTGGCAGCACACAGGGACACAGCAGCTGGACTGGGAGCAGCAGGGCTTACAGCAGCTGGACTGGCAGCAGGATGACCCACAGCCTGAGGAGCAGCAGCAGGGCTTGCAGCAGCTGGAGTGGCAGCAGGATGACCCACAGCCTGAGGATGAGCAGCAGGGCTTACAACAGCTGGATTGGCAGCAGGATGACCCACAGCCTGAAGAGCAAGAGCAGGGCTTGCAGCAACTGCACTGGGAGCAGCCACAAGAACCACAGCCTCCCTTGGAGCTCCCACAAGAGCCACAGCCCACTTTGGAGCCCCCACAAGAGCCATAGCCTCCCTTGGAGCCCCCACAAGAAGCACAGCCCCCTTTGGAGCCCCCACAAGAAGCACAGCCCCCTTTGGAGCCCCCACAAGAGCCATAGCCTCCTTTGGAGCCCCCACAAGAGCCACAGCCCCCGTTGGagcccccacagcagccacagctggagcaggaaCAGGTTGGCACACAGCAGCATACAGGCTTGCAGCAGCAGATGGGCACACAGCAGCTGGAGCCACAGCCCCCACATCCAGAGCCACAGCCCCCACAGCCGGAGCCACAGCTTCCGGAGCAGCCACAACGGCCCATGGTTCTGGTGGTTTGAGGATGGAGCAGGTAGAGGAGCAGGTGAGAGGGAGGTACAGGTGTGGAGCTCCCTGAGCCTGGGCCATTTATATCCCTGACTGAGGGTCCTGCTAGGCACATGGTCACTTCCTTGTGTCTATTTATGTTCTTTCCCCAGGAAAATTGCATTTCCTTTAAAATGACACATACGTTGCTTTGCCCTTGTGACTCACTTCCTACTTCTACATTGTTTTCCTCTCCAAACCTTCAAGGCCTAACTCTGCTCCATTCTGGGAACCCCTTGCAATGAGTGAGCTTCACATATTCCTTCCCTGTTCAAATCTTCGTGTCTTTCTTTGGGGGCTCCAATGGACTGAGCCATGTTTCTGAGCCAGAGCCCGAGAAATTCAGATACTGGTGTGGATGAGTGGGTGATTGTGTTGGGCTTCAGCCTCACTACTCTCTGGAATTTGCAGCTTCAGTGGGTGTAGGGGGCTCTGTGCAGGTGGGTTCCACTTTCCCCCCTCCTcctgctttttgtctttttagacaAACCTCTGCCAGTCCAGCTACTGCAGCCCTGCTGCTCCCAGTCCAGCTGCTGTGTCCCCATGTGCTGCCAGTGCAACATCTGAGGCTCTAGTGGGAAACCTCAGGTAGCTCCTGAAGATCTGTTCTTCCCAACAAGTGACTACCCTCAAGCACATCCCCTTCTGGATCTGAACAATGACTCTTGGCTCAGGGCCTCTTTTTCCAGCCCTTGAGGAAATGGAATGAACCACTTGCTCTTTGTCGGAGTTGCCTGCAAAAGAAATTGCTCCAGATTGCTTCATAACACCTGCCTCAGTCTTGCAGTGATGCCACCATTCACAACCTCTTATTTGCTGAAGAGCTCGGGTCTCCAGGGCACGGAGAACCCTGGCCTTCTCTCCGGACATGTAGAGAACAATTGTCTATACCTCATGTTTAGGtaaaattattttgtctatttcttaGAGTGCAAAAATAATATGTTTCATGTCAAACAATCTCAGGACACTCACTTAAGCTCAGAAAGAGCCAGGACACCTGCAGTTTTGCCGTTGCAGAGGTAAATATCTTCTTTTAGGATTTGACCCTCCAGACCTTGGGAACTTGGTCCTTTTTGCTGTTCAAGAACACATGTGGTCCCCATGTCTGTTCGTTTCCCTGGTGCCTGGGGACCGAGGCCATGTTTGGCCCATGATGAAGGGCTGTGCTCTTCTTTTTGCAGACAAGGGCCTTACCTATCCTTGATGTGGCTGCACAGAACCTTCTTGACATTGGGGAATGAGCATGAGTCTTGGAGCTGACTCCACTGAGTCTGACCAGTATTCCAgcgaaaccacctttgcaaaaattacaaCTGAGAAAATTATGATAGTGAAAgggatctgacctaaccaactccatcttgcttctaacctccaagctgccctTTTCTTCCTGGGCATGGGCCAAACtgactttgggaggaacttagtttacagtttaattttgaaacaaaGTTGATGACAACCCTTCCTGAAATAAACCCCCTTCTTTGGGGTTTATTAGTTCGtcctcacactgttataaagaactacccgagactgggtaatttataaagaaaagagttttaattaacTCAGGCTGTAGAACaagcattgctggggaggcctcaggagacttactaTCATGGAGGAAGGCGAAGGAGAAGCAATGCGTGTCTTACCATGAcagagcaggagagacagagcaaAGGGGAAGTTCCTCACActttcaaaccatcagatcttgtgtgaACGCACTCACTATCATGATAATAGCAAGCGGAAAATCCActcccacgatccaatcacctcccaccaggtccctcccccaataTTGGGAATTACAACtcgatatgagatttgggtggggacacagagtcaaaccatatcatgacCGGACTGCCTTTGTAAgacaaacaaattagccacaagatgaGAAATTATGGCTTAGCAGTGGTGCAGACAGAGTTCACAAAATTCCCGACCTCCCCAGTTGCTTGTAGGGATAACATCActgttgtaaaacctaagattgggGCTCTAGATATTTTTCAGGCCCTGCATTCTGATGCAGAAACTGGTGTTACTTAGACCAGaaatctggctcaaccagttctacaattccacccaggaacagaagacagcatgAACAAACCAGTTTGACTTCTTATTATTCCATCTCCAACCCAACCGATCAGCACCTTCCATCCCTGGCTCCCAGCCAAGttatcaaaacaacaacaacaacaacaaaaacgaaaacaagaAACCCACAGTCTCAGAATTTTGGGGGAGATTGATTTGAGTGATAAAACTCTGGGCTCCtgttcaacagctcttcatgaaTTAAACATTTTCTCCGTCGCAAGTTCCCCCCCCTGCTTGATCAATCAGCTCTGTCtgggcagaaggcaaggaaaacTCACTGGGCGGCTACACCAACACCTTAAAACCGTGTGTCTTGCACAGGCCCCTTGTCACTCAGATTCTTCATGTGCACAGGGCACGCATCAACTCCTTGCTTGCAGGACTGACCACGGGTTAGCAGTGTGAAGAGGAGTGTCTCCAAGTTGCTAGCTCTCCATCACGGGTGTTGTCTATGGCGAGGGCTTCTCCTCTCTCTGTGACGTCTGTCCCTTGATGTAGCTCTCTCCTCTGAACTCAGACTACTCAGTGTGGTCCTCCAGGGGCCCCGACCTTGCCCTCTAATTCCTCTGAACTTCTTTTCCGAGGCTGTCTTGACCTCTGAAAAATGAGCTGCGGTAGGAACATGAGGACTACACTCTGGCCTTTCttctcttgcccaaattcctgtcTGGCCTGGGGAGTTGTACCCTACAAACCATAATGTCAGATGGGTTTTTATTAACCCTGTATAATAATGTGGCTtgctttccaacctgactctggtgtAAACGTCACATGACAGGTAGCAGACTCTGGAAGGGAAATCAAAATATTGTATCCCCAAATACGTTTCTATGatgtattttgaaatggccctacaaagctgtcttttgtgggaaaaatttgcatctgtagagaatctccattaATAGATCCAGGCCTTTTCCCTTCTAGACCTTTCCCGGATCTAGGGGAGGTTAGCTGAGAGCCTGACACCTCTGAGGTCTGAGAAGGGACATTGGCCGTCTATTCTGTGAGTGCTGCCTAAGAGGCTTCATCTATTTAATAAGAACCATGGTCTCTGTAAGCCTGGCCTGTCAGCCCAGGCATTCCTTTCTACTGAATTCAAGCCTTTCGACAACAGCTTAACACTCTCAACCAACTGTCAACTAAAGAATGCCTAAAACCCATCTATGATTTATAAGCTCCCTTTTTGGGCTGAACCAATGTTTACCTTCCTCATATTGGTTTATGATTTCAGCTGCAATTTCTGTCGTAACCTGACCGTCTCAAGCACCTTTTCTCAGGACCTTTTGAGATTGTGTAACCCCAGCCCAGACCCTCATATTGGctctaaataaacctctttaaatatattttggtagaatttggatTATTCCATCATCAAACCTCATGACACAAGACAGAAGATCCGTTTGCCCCTGAGTGACCCACCCAGGTCTGGCAGTGTAGATTGCATGCTTGCTGTGGATGGGCAATGAGAAAACAGATTTCAGGCCAAGGGTTTTGACCCCCCTGAGGGCACTGGGTTTGGGGCTTCAGCCTCCTGCTCTTTTCTCCAAATGCCAAGGGCTTGTGGAATGAACTTACATCTGCCCCAGGCTCGCAGGGAGCAGGGACCACTGCCCTGAACTCAGAGGAGCCCTCCCCCAAGATAAGTGTGATCTGTCAGGACCccagctttctttctctctctgtggtgGGTGGGGTCAACTCTGGGTGCCCCTGACCTTCAGGAGTCTGCTCCTTGTACAGACAGAGCCAGCGGACCCTTTAGGGTGGCCCAGGTTTGGGGGTTGTAAAGGAGGTAGGAGGACACTGAAGCCCCTGCCACATCCAGTTCTGTGGATTCACTGAGCATGGCTGGATGGGGCTGTGCTGTGGGGACAGCTCATGGTGCCTGACCTGGGGGCTGGCACAGAGAGGGGCTGCCCTGGAGAAGGGAAGCAGGGGCATGGGCTGGGGCTAGGGTCTGGATGGAGCTGCTAGGTGTGGGTGAGGCTAAGTGTGACAGAGCAACAGGTGGCGGGGGCTGAGCAGAAGCGGGTGGGTCTGATCTGCCCTGCAGGAAGTGGGGAGCAGGAGTAGGGTAGGGTGACTACATAACTCATCATCCAAACTCAGAGACActtgaaaaaaatacttaaattttgAAATTGAGACTCACAGGAAGTTGCAAGGCTAGGACAGAGCTCCTGTGTAGCATTCACCCAGTGCCTCCATGATAATTCCTtttaaatgtgataaaatattgatacagtttggctgtgtccccacccaaatctcatcttgaactgtagttcccataattcccatgtgtcatgggagggacctgatgggggtaattgaatcacgggggtggttacctccatgctgttctcatgatagtgagttctcataaggTCTGATGGTTGTATAATGGGCTTCCCCCcaccttcactctgcacttctccttgctgctgccatgtgaagaaggacgtgtttgcttctccacccaccatgattataagtttcctgaaacCCCCCCAGCCAtgatgaactgtgagtcaactctttcctttataaattacccagtcttgggtatgtccttatagcagcgtgagaacagacctATACAAATATCCACATAAAAGTTACCATTTTTACCACTTCTAATTGTATGTTCAGATTAGTGACTTCAGGTGCCTGCCCATGGTTGTTCAactgtcaccaccatccatctccttATCTTCTCAGACTGACTCTGCCCCAGTAAacacccactccccaccccccactaCAACTGTCATGCACTGTCAAAAATAAGAAACCGGCCTTGGCATGAGGCTGTCAACTCAGTCACAGCTTACAAGGATTTCTCCCATTTTTATGTGGATCTTTTAATGTCCAGTTCTGTGACATTGTATCACATGAAGATTCAAAGAACTACCACCACAGTGCAGACACTGACTGTTCCATTGCCCTAAAGAAACGCCTCACGTGcatccttccctccaccccaagCCCTGGCAGTCACCGATGTGGTCTCCCTGTAGTTCGATCCCATCCAGAATGTTTTGGACCTGGGATAGTACATGAGACACTGAGATCTGACGTCGGCTTTTTTCCCCATGTGGCATAAAGTCCTTGAGATCTATCCAAGTTGTAACATGGGCCAACAGATCACTTTCCTCTATTGCTGAGTTGAATTTCATTGAGGGTAAAGAGAGGCAGGTTTTCTCTCCTAACCCCACAGAGACAGGGTGGATCACCTCCCAAAATTTAGTTTGGATGTCAAGAGAATGAAGCCTCCCTCCAACTTGTGTGACAAGGTTCCTTCCTGACATGGTGCAGCTTTCTGGTGGCAGCAGGGTGGCTCCATGCAGGCTTGAGAATGGCTTCAGAGAGCAGGGAGAGCAGGCAGGCTTGGGGCTGGGTGGCAGTCAGTCTGGGGCTAGCTTGAGGGTGcccaggagtggggtggagttctTGTTGGCACCAAGAAGTGAGCACAGGCTTTCTTATAAGCTTGTCCTGATGTGGGGcagagagggaaaaggagaagtGCAGCCTAAAAGCTGTCAGCATCAAACATCAGAAATGAAGTCAGTGGCTTTTACCAAgaagacaaaaagtaacaaatgctggagaggatgcggagaagaAAATCACAACTTCCCTGCGTGCAGCATCCCGGAGCCCAGCTCTTCCCACAGTCCAGGTCCCCACGCTTCTTGGAGCTTCTCTTGTGGCTcgttctccccctcctcccccctcctcctcccccctcctcctcccccctcctcctcccccctcctcctcccccctcctccccctccccctcctcccctccttccccctcctcccccctcctcccccaacctTACATAGGTTGATTGatgcctcctcctcccccctcctcctcccccccgttcccccacctcctcctccccccgctcctccccacctcctcctcccc is a window encoding:
- the LOC112135542 gene encoding CLK4-associating serine/arginine rich protein-like, which encodes MAPEKWPCGNQEVASICSIFNPPGQWVAVAALEAVALAVGAVALAVGAMALAVEVVAPAVGAVALAVEAVVPASSLRSCTGSTQGHSSWTGSSRAYSSWTGSRMTHSLRSSSRACSSWSGSRMTHSLRMSSRAYNSWIGSSHKKHSPLWSPHKSHSLLWSPHKSHSPRWSPHSSHSWSRNRLAHSSIQACSSRWAHSSWSHSPHIQSHSPHSRSHSFRSSHNGPWFWWFEDGAGRGAGEREVQVWSSLSLGHLYP